The proteins below come from a single Silene latifolia isolate original U9 population unplaced genomic scaffold, ASM4854445v1 scaffold_73, whole genome shotgun sequence genomic window:
- the LOC141640142 gene encoding uncharacterized protein LOC141640142: MSVQEANELIERLVGSSRNFGRRIRKTSGTSSSRQGSNHMEEKVDFLTNLVKELTKGSGSASHVKFCGLCNDPTHPTDGCPSLQTEEAIEAVKAIGFRKFDPYSNTYNEGWKSYPNMGWGGNQNQNQKGSSNSSFQKPNQNQSQSQNSLEEMMKALAMNQVAMQKESQALRNNTKEFQTAMLQQNRLTDSRISNLETQVGQILNTLTSQTTQGGSLPSHTIPPPTKEQAKAVSLRNGRELVEAPKAPKKSTPPPIIHEVEDVIEDEIEVIVEHGETSTPKQVRVNEPLPEYEPQAPFPSALNDTRVIDKKTSSLYEIYRKVEVNIPLLDLLSSVPKHAKFLKELCTTKRINKAKSMKKVRASEHVSAMFQKRLPRKCSDPGMFTIPCKIGDLDCQHAMLDLGASINVLPTYLYESLKLGPLKPTRTVISLADRSNIYPKGIIEDVLVKVGDMLFPADFYVIEMEPEKGSTPILLGRPFMKTSNTKIDVSSGRLTMEFEGEKIEYNIHEAMKYPTETSSLCFLEIFEPIVQTVYELCKIDTLDVALTNGLVGEDIGYALSCNL; the protein is encoded by the coding sequence ATGTCGGTCCAAGAAGCAAATGAGTTGATTGAAAGATTGGTAGGAAGCTCTAGGAATTTTGGGAGGAGAATTAGGAAGACAAGTGGGACATCTTCTTCAAGGCAAGGCTCCAACCATATGGAGGAGAAAGTTGATTTTCTTACCAATTTGGTCAAGGAACTTACAAAAGGAAGTGGGAGTGCTtctcatgtgaaattttgtggtcTTTGTAATGACCCAACTCATCCCACCGATGGGTGTCCATCTTTGCAAACGGAGGAGGCAATTGAAGCGGTGAAGGCTATTGGGTTTAGGAAGTTTGACCCCTACTCCAACACTTACAATGAAGGGTGGAAATCTTATCCAAATATGGGTTGGGggggaaaccaaaatcaaaaccaaaagggATCCTCAAATTCCTCATTTCAAaagccaaatcaaaatcaaagccaatcacaAAATTCCTTGGAGGAGATGATGAAAGCACTTGCCATGAATCAAGTGGCAATGCAAAAAGAAAGCCAAGCCTTGCGAAACAATACCAAGGAATTCCAAACCGCCATGCTTCAACAAAATCGGCTTACCGACTCTAGAATTAGTAATCTTGAAACCCAAGTTGGTCAAATTCTCAACACACTcacttcacaaactactcaagGAGGGAGCCTACCTTCTCACACAATTCCTCCACCCACCaaagaacaagcaaaagcggtGTCTTTGAGGAATGGTAGAGAATTGGTAGAGGCACCCAAGGCTCCTAAGAAATCAACACCACCTCCAATTATTCATGAAGTGGAAGATGTGattgaagatgaaattgaagtgatAGTGGAACATGGGGAAACATCTACACCCAAGCAAGTGCGGGTTAATGAACCACTTCCAGAATACGAGCCACAAGCTCCCTTTCCAAGTGCTTTGAATGACACAAGGGTCATTGATAAGAAGACCTCAAGCCTCTATGAAATTTATCGGAAGGTGGAGGTAAACATCCCTCTACTTGACCTTCTTAGTAGTGTACCAAAACATGCTAAATTTTTGAAGGAATTGTGCACAACTAAGAGGATCAACAAAGCTAAGAGTATGAAAAAAGTGAGGGCTAGTGAACATGTCTCGGCTATGTTTCAAAAACGTTTGCCACGAAAATGTAGTGATCCGGGCATGTTCACCATTCCTTGCAAAATTGGTGACTTGGATTGTCAACATGCTATGCTTGATTTAGGTGCTTCTATTAATGTTTTGCCCACTTACCTTTATGAATCCCTTAAGTTAGGACCCTTGAAACCGACTCGTACGGTCATCTCTTTGGCCGATAGGTCTAATATCTACCCTAAGGGAATTATTGAGGATGTCTTGGTCAAGGTGGGGGATATGCTTTTTCCCGCCGATTTTTATGTGATTGAGATGGAACCCGAGAAAGGCTCCACTCCCattttgttgggaaggcctttcaTGAAGACTTCCAACACTAAGATAGATGTATCTAGTGGTCGCCTTACTATGGAATTTGAAGGGGAAAAGATTGAGTATAACATACATGAAGCAATGAAATACCCAACCGAGACTTCCTCTTTGTGTTTTCTTGAGATTTTCGAACCAATTGTTCAAACCGTGTATGAATTGTGTAAAATTGACACATTAGATGTTGCTTTAACTAATGGTTTGGTTGGAGAGGATATTGGGTATGCTTTGTCTTGTAATTTGTAG
- the LOC141640141 gene encoding protein FAR1-RELATED SEQUENCE 5-like encodes MFSNLEDGIDFYNKYAKVCGFIPRLDSTKLVNGIVTHKRCVCNKEGKSRNKGTKRKRTVTRTGCEAKVSFKRIDTGEYQIYDFVEVHTHAMVTPATMVHMKPSRNLNLFHKKMIMDNSRVNHGPVDSFRMFKEYVKGYKNVGASLEDFKNFSRDVKKYIKEYDAEMLLETFMQKKAMSPSFYFDFEVDDEKRLSKVFWADPISIKNYALFGEAVSFDTTYNFNEYKMVFCPFTGVDNHKRCVTFAGRLLRKEDGESFTWLFENFVKAMGDCYPTTIITDQCKGINQAVKDVFGDKTQHRLCMWHIMKKLPDKVGPTICQNTNFLKEINSIVWDGEIDTQEFELRWKSILSSYELSDHEWLKSMFDIRSSWILPTSRDIYLGGIMRTTSRSESENSFFGNFTNPHLTLVEFWMRFQSAMDAQRWKYAKVTADDKNSSPKLSTPILLEKKTSEFYTPTVFYQFQEELQAACFTCGLSPRTTEDNNEHISIMDREKDKVYTVDLSGNKFSCSCKMFERIGLLCKHVLWVLKDRGFDDIPTEYLLDRWGKYATCRPIFNVVGTTLLADCMSIENQQSKISELWSEVFTSVSLVEDNEELGDELLELLRGFNEKLMISVKRGKSKNKKAEIEMLIGSKIPSEASVLPPEKCKNKGSGRRITSNKEKAVQENAKPLRKCRACGEMTHHDSRNCPSRATQK; translated from the coding sequence ATGTTTTCAAATTTGGAAGATGGAATAGATTTTTACAACAAATATGCAAAAGTTTGTGGGTTTATTCCAAGGTTAGATTCAACAAAATTGGTTAATGGGATTGTTACACACAAGCGCTGTGTGTGTAATAAAGAAGGCAAAAGTAGGAACAAGGGGACTAAAAGAAAGAGGACTGTTACGAGAACAGGATGTGAAGCTAAGGTTAGTTTTAAGAGAATTGACACCGGTGAATACCAAATTTATGATTTTGTTGAGGTACACACACACGCAATGGTTACCCCAGCTACAATGGTTCATATGAAACCATCTAGGAATTTGAATCTCTTTCACAAGAAAATGATCATGGATAATTCAAGGGTAAATCATGGTCCAGTGGATTCCTTTAGAATGTTTAAGGAATATGTAAAAGGGTACAAAAATGTTGGGGCTTCTTTAGaagatttcaaaaacttttcaagggatgttaagaaatatatcaaggaatatGATGCTGAGATGTTATTGGAAACTTTCATGCAAAAAAAGGCTATGTCTCCATCATTTTATTTCGACTTTGAGgtggatgatgaaaaaagactaAGTAAGGTTTTTTGGGCAGATCCAATCTCAATTAAAAACTATGCCCTTTTTGGGGAAGCCGTCTCTTTTGATACTACTTATAACTTCAATGAATATAAAATGGTGTTTTGTCCGTTCACTGGTGTGGACAACCATAAAAGATGCGTCACTTTTGCGGGTCGTTTGTTAAGAAAGGAAGATGGAGAATCATTTACCTGGTTATTTGAGAATTTTGTGAAGGCTATGGGTGATTGTTATCCTACTACAATTATAACTGACCAATGCAAAGGCATCAATCAAGCTGTAAAAGATGTGTTTGGTGACAAAACACAACACCGAttatgcatgtggcatataatgaaaaagTTGCCAGACAAAGTCGGGCCGACAATTTGCCAAAACACaaactttttgaaggaaataaatTCTATTGTTTGGGATGGAGAGATTGATACACAAGAATTCGAATTGAGATGGAAATCAATCCTTTCTTCGTATGAGCTTTCTGATCATGAGTGGCTGAAGTCAATGTTTGACATTCGTTCAAGTTGGATTCTGCCTACTTCGAGAGACATATATCTTGGTGGGATTATGCGCACAACATCAAGGTCAGAATCTGAAAATAGCTTCTTTGGAAATTTCACAAACCCGCACCTCACtcttgttgagttttggatgcgtttccaATCGGCTATGGATGCGCAGCGTTGGAAATATGCTAAGGTGACTGCCGATGATAAGAACTCTTCTCCAAAATTATCAACACCTATCCTTCTAGAAAAAAAAACCTCTGAATTTTACACCCCCACTGTTTTTTATCAATTTCAAGAAGAACTCCAAGCTGCGTGTTTTACTTGTGGTCTTTCACCGAGGACAACTGAAGACAACAATGAGCATATTTCAATAATGGACCGCGAGAAAGACAAGGTATACACAGTTGATTTAAGTGGTAATAAGTTTTCTTGTTCGTGTAAGATGTTTGAAAGAATTGGGTTACTTTGTAAGCATGTTCTGTGGGTGTTAAAAGATAGAGGATTTGATGATATCCCTACGGAGTATCTATTAGACAGATGGGGCAAATATGCAACTTGTCGTCCCATTTTTAATGTTGTTGGGACAACCCTCCTAGCTGATTGTATGTCAATAGAAAACCAACAAAGTAAGATAAGTGAATTGTGGTCGGAAGTATTTACTTCAGTTTCGCTTGTTGAAGATAATGAGGAACTTGGTGATGAGCTGCTTGAACTTCTTCGTGGTTTCAACGAGAAATTGATGATTTCAGTTAAGCGTGGGAAGTCAAAAAACAAGAAAGCTGAAATTGAGATGCTTATTGGCTCGAAAATACCGTCTGAAGCTAGTGTTCTACCACCAGAAAAGTGTAAGAATAAGGGATCAggaagacggattacttcaaacAAGGAAAAGGCAGTACAAGAAAATGCAAAGCCCTTGAGGAAATGTCGTGCTTGCGGTGAAATGACTCATCATGATAGTAGGAATTGCCCAAGTCGAGCCACTCAAAAGTGA